The proteins below come from a single Saccharopolyspora sp. SCSIO 74807 genomic window:
- a CDS encoding gluconate permease, which produces MSDQVLLLANTAVAIAGIVLAIVRLKFPPVFALLFGTLYLGLTTKVGAAGTVEAVSDGFADVMGDIGILVALGVILGSLLTVTDTMQRLVEATLKLFGERSVPYVFAAALSSLFTSIYSDVLLVLSAPLARRLGPRLGPRGRAVMGGALTAGIEVGLVFVAPGVAAVAIAGILRVPLGQMFLLGLTVGLPTALLTMFAYAGLLRVMKWTPELDELADDEPVDSGTLAHDDPSEQPSTGSAASRSPNREPVTGESGASGTRTSTQQAVRQEAGATRREPALFVSVTPVLVSLLLIAAGAAAEALSIKSATVTLLTDPVIALFLGAGLAYALASRVRPREEISAAVGTALSQCGPILVLSGISGSLGSIIEGSGMADVLGKAFSTGFLPPLLLVWLVAAVLHIALGSISVAGITAAGILAPIAGSLDTPVVLVALAAGSGALFVPHVSSNFFWMFQSLLGFTTRGTVKTHAIPMTLASVISLPIILVMSLFA; this is translated from the coding sequence GTGAGCGACCAAGTCCTCCTGCTAGCCAACACCGCGGTCGCCATCGCGGGCATCGTCCTGGCGATCGTCCGGCTGAAGTTCCCCCCGGTCTTCGCGCTGCTGTTCGGCACCCTCTACCTCGGACTCACCACCAAGGTCGGCGCCGCGGGCACCGTTGAGGCGGTGTCCGACGGGTTCGCGGACGTGATGGGCGACATCGGCATCCTCGTTGCGCTGGGCGTCATCCTCGGTTCGCTGCTGACCGTCACCGACACGATGCAGCGCCTGGTCGAAGCCACGCTGAAGCTGTTCGGCGAACGCAGCGTCCCGTACGTGTTCGCCGCAGCGCTGAGCTCGCTGTTCACGTCGATCTACTCCGATGTGCTGCTGGTCCTATCGGCGCCACTGGCCCGGCGCCTCGGACCCCGGCTGGGACCTCGCGGACGCGCGGTCATGGGCGGCGCGCTCACCGCAGGCATCGAGGTCGGTCTGGTCTTCGTGGCTCCCGGAGTGGCCGCCGTCGCCATCGCGGGCATCCTCCGAGTTCCGCTGGGCCAGATGTTCCTGCTGGGCCTCACCGTCGGCCTGCCCACCGCGCTGCTCACGATGTTCGCCTACGCCGGTCTCCTGCGTGTCATGAAGTGGACCCCCGAGCTCGACGAGCTGGCCGACGACGAGCCGGTCGACAGCGGAACCCTCGCTCACGACGACCCGTCCGAACAGCCCAGCACCGGGTCCGCCGCTTCCCGCAGCCCGAACCGCGAGCCGGTCACCGGTGAGTCCGGCGCGAGCGGGACTCGAACCAGCACGCAGCAAGCGGTGCGGCAGGAGGCCGGTGCCACGCGGCGCGAACCAGCGCTGTTCGTGTCGGTCACTCCCGTCCTGGTCAGCCTGCTGCTCATCGCCGCAGGGGCTGCCGCCGAGGCGCTGTCGATCAAGTCCGCCACCGTGACCTTGCTGACCGACCCGGTCATCGCGCTGTTCCTGGGCGCCGGCCTCGCCTATGCCCTGGCCAGCCGGGTCCGCCCGCGCGAGGAGATCAGCGCCGCCGTCGGCACCGCGCTGAGCCAGTGCGGCCCCATCCTGGTGCTCAGCGGCATCAGCGGCTCGCTCGGATCCATCATCGAGGGCTCCGGGATGGCCGACGTCCTCGGCAAGGCGTTCTCCACCGGCTTCCTGCCACCGCTGCTGCTCGTCTGGCTCGTCGCAGCCGTGCTGCACATCGCACTGGGATCCATCTCCGTCGCGGGCATCACCGCGGCCGGAATCCTGGCACCCATCGCCGGCAGCCTCGACACGCCCGTGGTGCTCGTCGCGCTCGCGGCAGGCTCCGGTGCGCTTTTCGTTCCACACGTGAGCAGCAACTTCTTCTGGATGTTCCAGTCGCTGCTCGGCTTCACCACCCGGGGAACGGTCAAGACGCACGCCATCCCGATGACCCTCGCCTCGGTGATCTCGCTGCCGATCATCCTCGTGATGTCGCTGTTCGCGTGA